The genomic stretch TATTCGGGCTTGGAGGTAGAACGCGCGGCACCGGGACAAGACGAACTACAAGAAGGCCCTCCTGGTTCTGACACCTCTTTGTCATTTCCGCGGACGGTCAGGGGGAATCCATGTCATTTAGATCCCCGATAACTATGCTCCTGGATGACAAAAGAGGCGCCATTCCCAAATACCTTTATTGGGAATCCATGTGGTTAACCGAGATCCTTCAACCTCGGCATTACCTCTTCAACCAGTAGCTTCATGCAGTGAACCCATTTGTCTTTGGGCTTCCACTCGTGACCCATTACAAGCAACACACCAAATCCCCCAACGTGATCGTAGAGTTCCTTTATTCGCTCCACTACATCATCGGGGCTCCCGACCAACCATATATTGTCGATCATATAATCCGGTGTTACGTCGGAATCAGCCATGGATTTATCAACTTTAAAGATATCTAGGTTGCCCCTAATTTTTGGGACTATTTTGAAAAAGTAATCAGTAAAGTCTCTCGCTAGGGTTCCTTCCTTAACCTCCTTTTTTGCCTCTTCAGTGGTGTCGGCTACATAAACGTCTCTTGCAATTCTCCACTTTGAACGATCGGGGGTTTTGCCTGACTTTTTAGCTCCTTCTTCAACAGACGACCAATGAGTAATTAAAATATCTTTAGGTATAAAGTTAATGCTCATGGGTATCCAGTTCCTCTCCCCTGCTATACTCAGTGTCCCCGATGATTCTGTTAGCCCCGCAACTGCGATTGGTGGATGGGGAGTTTGATAAGGTTTAACATGCACACCTAGACCTACGTCATTTTGCCGCTCCGGAACGCGAAACTTCCATCGCTTGTTTCCATAAGGACCAGGCCTTGGGTTATTCCATAGATTAAGGATAAAATCCAGTGACTCATTTGTTAAATCCCTTTGCTCCCCTGTTTTTGGGTCAATCCCGAATGCTTGAAAGTCACCGATAAATGTCCCCGATCCGACACCCCAGTAGAATCTCCCTTTAGCCAAATGGTCAAGAACAGCTATTCTGTGGGCGAGGACGAAAGGATCATGATTTGGTAGACACGAAACGCCCGTGCCAAGTATTATGTTTTTAGTTAGGGGAATAGCTTTAGCAATAAACAGGTCGGGTGCGGGTATATTCTCCCATTCTGCGGTGAAGTGCTCCCCAATCCAAGCCTCTTTGAAACCAAGTTGGTCGAGTATGATTATCTGCTCAAGGTCCTCATCAAGACTCTGAGTATAATCGGAACCTAGGGGATGAAGAGGCATTGTAAAATAGCCAATTTCCATTCGAATCTCCTTACCAATCAATTAGAAGATAGCGTGATGATATTATCACGTAGAATGTGTTTCTTGCAACTCGGTAATTGATGAATGGGCAATTATTCCGTTAGGAAATATTTTTTTCTATATTCAATTTGTAAATTTTTGTAATTGTCATAGTCCAATTCCCATTTCAGTGGATTCTTTAAAACGTATTCCCTTATTTAATTTAGATCATATTCATTTCGAATTATGTGTTCATAGAAATTTCCTTGCCAAACAGGCATTCCACGGGTTCCAAGCATTTTATTGATTCGTTTGGTTGCAGAGGATTAAATAATCGAATGATAGTTGGAATCGAATTTTGTACGGGTTTTTCACAATGTTCAAACGTAGGGGGCACGCTGCAGCGTGCCCCCTACTTGAAATAAATACCTCAAATATTTTATAATTCTTTCTGTTTTATGTTACGCTCTTTGCGAAATACATAAAAAATCGCCTAATCATAAGCATTACGTTTCTCAGGTTAAGTGAGTTCATTGGTAATTAAACGTAGAAAAGGAGAACGATATGGGTTATACGAAAGATGCCTTCCGCGCTTGGGGACGTATCCTTACAGGATATTATCCTTTCTTAGCTATCGAGATCACACGCGCATGCCCTCTCAGTTGCCCTGGTTGTTATGCGTATGAGCCTCAGCATCTTCATCAGCTTGGGCCGTTGATAGAATTATCTGACTACAAGGGTCAAAGGTTGATAGACGGCGTTTTAAACCTCGTGCAACAATACCGTCCAGTTTATGTCTCAATTGTCGGGGGTGAGCCTCTGGTGCGATACAGGGAATTGGATGCTATACTCCCGGAGATAAGTAAACAGGGCATCACAACCATGGTCGTAACCAGTGCTGTCCGCGAGATTCCCAAATCATGGAGTGGCATTGAGCGATTGCGTTTGGCTGTCTCCATAGATGGGCTGCAGCCTGAGCACGATGTAAGAAGAGCGCCCGCAACCTATGATCGTATCCTTAAAAGCATTTCGCACCATACAATCACAG from Thermodesulfobacteriota bacterium encodes the following:
- a CDS encoding LLM class flavin-dependent oxidoreductase; translation: MEIGYFTMPLHPLGSDYTQSLDEDLEQIIILDQLGFKEAWIGEHFTAEWENIPAPDLFIAKAIPLTKNIILGTGVSCLPNHDPFVLAHRIAVLDHLAKGRFYWGVGSGTFIGDFQAFGIDPKTGEQRDLTNESLDFILNLWNNPRPGPYGNKRWKFRVPERQNDVGLGVHVKPYQTPHPPIAVAGLTESSGTLSIAGERNWIPMSINFIPKDILITHWSSVEEGAKKSGKTPDRSKWRIARDVYVADTTEEAKKEVKEGTLARDFTDYFFKIVPKIRGNLDIFKVDKSMADSDVTPDYMIDNIWLVGSPDDVVERIKELYDHVGGFGVLLVMGHEWKPKDKWVHCMKLLVEEVMPRLKDLG